The DNA region ACAGAGCTTGAAATAGCGCTCCGCAAGAGTCGGACTGTGGAAGAGATGGAATGTGCCCTCCGCTCGGCGTACGACGAAACTGAGCGGTTGGTGCAGCTAGCTGAAGCTCTGCTCGTACTCGCGCGCATCGATCAAGGCGAGATGCCGCTGAACAAGGAGCTCATCGACGTCAGACCGATCCTCGCGAGGATGCAGTCAAAGTACGAAGAGCGCTTCGAGCGTGCCGAGGGCTCGCTCGAAATGATCGCCCCGCCTGATTTGGAGCTCCTTTGCGATCCGTTACGCGTCGAGCAGGCAATCGCAAATTTGCTTGAGAATTGCCTGCGGCATGGCGGCAGCACCGCGACGGTGGTCACCTCGCGGGTTGACAGTGGTCTCCGGTTAGCTGTGTCTGACGACGGTCCAGGGTTTCCAGATGAATTCGTGCCCCGAGCGTTTGACCGGTTCAGCCGGGCGGCAGAGTCACGCCAGTTCGCCGGCAGCGGCCTCGGTCTGGCGATCGTCAAGTCAATCGTGGATTCGCATGGCGGGACCGTGCGCGTGGTCAACGGCGAGGACGGCGGAGCGACGGTGGAACTCGATTTTCCCAGCCCCTCGTAGGCGCGCGTATTGCCGCGCGGAACCGAGCCGCAGCGCGAGCATTGAACAAAGCCAAATTCGCGTGTTCGTGAACTTTTACTCTCATCTGGATGAACTTGGTCATTCGCAGTTTCGTGAAATCCGATGCTCAGGCCGCAGGCGTAGGGAATCGCCCCACTCAGTCTTGGCGAACCTTGATATCAGTACTGTCTCGCCGGTGAAACTGATCCGCCGAATCGAGTCTGGTCAGGGCGAGTTCCTGCTTTTTGCACTCACGCCGCCAACTCTCGCGACGGATCGCGAGCGCGCGCAGGAGATCGCCGCGCTGACGATCGCGCGCCTCGAGCCGCTGGATCTGGATGGCGTGATCCTCTACGACATCGATGATGAACGCGAGCGGAACCCGGAAGAGCGTCCGTTTCCGTTCATGCCGACCATCGACCCGGCGGACTACTTGGCCGATCACCTTACGGCTTTGCAGACCCCTGTGATCGTCTATCGCGCAGTCAGCAAATATGCCCCCGCGGACCTTCGCACGTGGCTGTCAGCTCAAGATCCCGAGCGGCTGATGACGGTTCTCGTCGGAGCCCCCACGAGCGGCAGGGCGGCCCGAACGTCGCTCGCAGAAGCCCAGGCGCTGCGGCGCGAGGCCAATCCGCGCATGCTGTTGGGCGGCGTGGCTATACCCGAGCGTCATAGTCGGCGCGACGACGAGCATCTGCGCCTGCTTGCCAAGCAGGACGCGGGTTGCCGATTCTTCGTGACACAGGTTGTATATGACATCAACGCAGCGAAGAATCTCGTTTCCGACTACCACTACGAGTGTCGGGCGCGCGGAATGTCGCCAGTGCCAGTTGTCTTCACGTTTTCGGCATGTGGGTCGATGAAGACCCTGAATTTTCTCCGCTGGCTCGGCGTCGATGTACCGCGGTGGATAGAAAACGAGCTCGCGCACGCAGCCGATCCCCTTGAAGCTTCGTATCAACAGTCGCTGACCATCGCCTCGGAGTTGATCGACTATTGCCGCACGCTCGGCATGCCGTTTGGCATCAACGTCGAAAGCGTGTCGATTCGGCGAGTTGAGATCGAAGCTTCGGTGCGACTCGCGGCACAGATGGGAATGCAGATGAGGCGCTAGGGCGGCTCTCAGTTGGATCGCGCGATCCGCTCAGGGTGCGACTCAGACGGCGCGGTTCCGGTCAAAAGTCTCGTCCTGAGTGCAGCAGCCGAACAATCAGAGTCAATCGCCCACCGATCGTAGGGGTCGTTCGCCCGACGAACATGCGGCCAAACCTGCCGCGACTAGTTCACTCTGAGATTCGATTGGGCGATCCAACGGGCGTGTCAAGAAGCGAAACAGACGGCGTTCCACCAGCCCCCATCGAGATTGAAGACTTCGAAGGCATCGGTGTTCCTCCGCGCATCGCATGGCTGGTGTCAGCGATTCTTTACGGCACGTCCTCGATCCTGTTCGGAACTCTTGCATTCGTGACCGGGATCGTCCCGGTCAGTCTCGGATACGTCTCGATCGCGGGGACAACGATGGCGATCATCTGCGTCGTGGGCGCAAAGTTTTTTCCGACCGCTTGGTGGGGCGGACATTTTCGCTCGATCGTGGGCATGACATTGGTCGCGGTCGGCGCGGCGACGATTGGCGAAGTCCATAGCGCTACGTCGCTCGTGATGGTTTATCCGATATTGATCACTGCCTATCTCTACGACTCGCGGCGCGCGCTCCCCTACGTGGTCGTCGGCACCGGGTTTTTCATCGTTTCCTACGCGCTGCTCAACGTTCCTACTGCGCACCTGATCATCACTTCGACGATCGTCGGTGCCATTTCGGCCACGGTCGTCGCTTCTCAGCACGAGCTGCGCGCCATCGTTTCGGTCAACCGAGAATTGTCGACCACGGATGCGCTGACAGGCCTGGCGAATGTCCGGCGACTGCGCAATGCGGTCACGCACTCGTTGGCGCATGATGAGGAGCTGTCCGCGGCGGTCTATGCCATCGATCTTGACGATTTCAAACAAGTCAACGATCGTTTCAGTCACACGCTGGGCGACGCTGTGCTCAAGGCCGTTGCCGACGAAATTGCTACGGAACTTCAACCTACTGACCTGCTCGCCCGCCGGGGCGGCGATGAGTTCGCGATCTTCATCGCCGACAGTGGATCACGCGACCTCGACCAACTGCGCCGAAACGTCGCCGCCGCGATTACCCGCGCCCGAACGCGCGTCTGTCCCGAAGTCACGCCGAACGGCAGCGTAGGGTACGTAATCCGACGGCCCGGCGAGAATGCGACCGAGCTGCTTGAGCGCGCCGACACAGAGCTGCACGAGGCGAAGTTGGACGCGCATCCAGAACGTCGCAGCCAACAGATCGTCTCATTGCACGACTTCAGACGGCGCGTTGGCGCACCGAACGGCCGCAGCGACCATCTGATTCAGAGCGGCACCGAAAGGGTCAGCGATGAGCAAAAGATCGCACGGCAGATCAGGCGGGCGCTCGGACACGCGTCGGGCTGGCAGGTTCTGGCCGTGCTCAACCTTGCCGCGGGACTTGCGGTCATCTTGGCGCTGTCGACGGCCGCCGGCCGCGAGATCGACAACGCAGTTCCGCTGGTAGCCGCAATCGGAATTCTCGTCCTGGGCGGCTTTTGCGTCTGGGCGGGCCGTCGCGAGACCGGAGAAGTCGGCATCCACGTGACTCTCGTGACGATGATCGCGCTCGTCACGGTTGTCCAGCTGGGCGTTGGGCGCGGTCTGCAGGGCGCGTTCGCCGACCTCTATCTCCTGCCGATTGTCGGCGGCTTCTACGCGCTCGACTCGAAAAAGATGTTGCCGTACCTGGTCGCCGGACTGTCGCTGTACGCCGTAACGCTGCTCGAATCCATCTACCCGCTCGCGTTGACGCGCATCATCGTGACAAGTGTCCTGACCCTGGTGATGGTCGGGCTGCTCAGCAAAGCGCGTCGCGTAACCAAAGAGTTCACCGAGAACGCCGTTCAGTTGTCAACGGTCGACGGGCTGACCGGTCTGGCGAATATCCGCGGTATGCGACGGAAAGTTGCCGATGCGATTGACCGTTGCGGCACCTCCGGCGAACGCCTGGCTCTGATCGCAATCGACCTCGACGATTTCAAGCAGGTCAACGACCGGCACAGCCACACCCTTGGCGACCGGGTGCTGGTGGCGGTAGCTGATGCGATGACTGAAGTCGTCTCCCGCAAGGACACAGTTGCGCGCCGTGGCGGGGACGAATTCGAAGTTGTTTGCGTACTTGACGATGATGGTGACGTGCCCGCGCTGGTGTCCTCTCTGCACGTGGCAATTTCCGAAGCCCGCCGAGAGTTGGTTGCGGACGTCGCCAGCTCCGCAAGTATTGGGCACGTCATCTGGAAGCGCGGAGAAAGCTCTGACGCCTTTCTGGCTCGCGCCGACCAACAACTACATGGCGCGAAGGTGGCCTCCCGAGCGAAGCACGGGCGCAGCGCGCGGCGACGTGCATAGCTGTTGCAAAACCTCGCAAGCTCGGCGGCGCCCTTGAGTTCGCCGACATGATGGCTTCGCGCGGACGCCGATGAAATCCTTCCGGATACCATCACCGCCATGAGCACTACCCCGGGTTTGCTGATTGCGTTCGGCGCCGGCTTTCTCTCCTTCATCTCCCCTTGTTGCCTGCCCCTGGTGCCGGGGTATTTGGCCGCGGTCACGGGAACTGAACACCAGCCGGTCGAGCGCAAGGTCGACCTGTTCGTGATCCGGCGAAGCTTGATTTTCGTAGGAACCTTTGCTTCGATTTTCATCCTCTACGGCCTGAGTGCCACAGCGGCAGGGACGTTTCTAACCGACAATGCTGCTCTTTTGAACAAGATCGCCGGGGCAGCGATCATTGCGATGGGGTTGATTTTCATGGCCTCCCCCTTCGTTCTCTCCTTGAACAAACAGTGGCGTCCGTCGAGCCTGATCGAGCGCGCAGGAGACGGCGGGCCCGCGATCGCCGGTGCGGCGTTCGCCATTGCATGGACTCCCTGCATGGGTCCCACGCTCGGCGCCATCCTCAGCCTCGCGGCCACGCAGGAACGGTTGGCCCAAGGTGCGCTGCTGCTCGCCGTCTACTCGGCGGGGCTGGCGGTCCCATTTCTTATGTCCGCAATTGCTTTTTCGAATGCGACGAATTCGTTCTCGTTCTTCAAGCGCCATTACACAGCGATCCAGCTCGGTTCGGGAGCGGTTCTCGTGGCGATGGGCGTCCTCGTGATCACCGGCGAACTATTTCGAATGAGCATTGCCGCGCAGGCGTTTCTCCAGAAGACCGGGCTCGACTGGATCGCAGGAATTTGAGCGGGATTCCCACACGGCCGGGCGAGATAAGCAACAAATAACAAAAAGTTTAGGCTAGACTAAACCGTGTTGTGGAAAAGAAGGCAAAGAAGAACGTAACTCGCCGCGAGGCCCTCGCCAAATCGCTTCCGCTGCTTGCAGGGATAACCGCCGCGAACGTCGTCGGTCCTGACCTGGCAGTGGCCGCTGCAATGAAACATGGCTCGCCAGGCACGTCTTCCGGGAATGCAAAGCTTGATCCCCAGTCGCTTTCGGCAGAAGGGGTCCACGGTGCCGGCGCCCCGGTTTCAATTGGGCCTGGAGCGCTGGACGCATTGACCTACCCGCCGCCTCCGACTCGCCGTCGTCCCGGCAAAACCCGCCAGTTCGACATCGTCGCGCAAACGCGCGATATCGAGATCATCAAGGGAGTCACGTTTCCTGCGTGGACCTACAACGGCACCGTGCCCGGGCCGATTCTACGCGTCAATGAAGGCGAAATCCTCAGGGTGGACTTCCGGAACGCATCGCCCCATCCGCACACAATCCATTTCCACGGGATCCACCCAGCAAAAATGGACGGTGTATTCGAGGTGGTTGCCCCCGGCGACAAGTTCGTATACGAATTCGAAGCTCAGCCCGCCGGCGTTCACCCCTACCACTGTCACGTCCCGCCACTGCGCGAGCACATCCAGCGCGGGCTCTACGGAACCCTGATCATCGATCCCAAAGAGGGCCGTAAACCCGCCCAGGAAATCGTGATGGTGATGAACGGCTATGACACCGACAAGGACGGTGCAAACAACTTTTACAGCGTCAACGGCGTGGCCTTCTACTACGCAAAGTACCCGATCAAGGTCAAGCGCTCAGAAACGGTCCGGATTTATCTGCTCAACATGACTGAGTTCGACCCGGTGAATTCGTTCCACCTCCATGGCGAGTTTTTTCGCTACCAAGAGAACGGGCGTTCAAGCAATGCTTGGCGAGAGACAGACAATGTCGCTCAGATCCAGGGCGAGCGCGGGGTGATTGAGATCGATTTCAACAACGCCGGCATGTTCATGTTTCACGCGCATCAAACCGAGTTCCTTGAACTCGGCTGGACCGGCTTCTTTGACGTCGAGGACGCATGAGTTCAGCGGATACGGCAGCAGCGCCCGAGGCCGAGCCCGTCCGCCCGGCTCCCAAAAGACGTTGGCGCAGGTGGGCGCTGGTTGCGCTACCACTGGTCCTGCTGTTTGGCGCACTCGCTGCGTTCAACGCGATGGACGACCGTGTTTTCGGCCTGATCGGCGACAATCCGCCGCCCGCCGATGTTCTGAACGTCTCACGGGTGCTGTTTGAGGAGGGCGAGATCGTTGTTCGCGTGACGAACACCCAGCCCGACCCCATCACGATTGGCGTAGTCACGGTCGACGATGCGATCGTCAACTTCTCGGTCGATGGCAATGAGACTCTCGGGAGATTTGATGGAGCAAAGATTCGGATCCCGATGGATTGGAATGAAGGCGAGCCTTATGTGATCGGAATCACGAGCGGCTCGGGCATACAGACGACGGCCAGGGTGACTGCCGCAGTCGCACGGGTGACACCGCGGCCTTCGAGCATCTTCGGTTTTGGTCTGATCGGGCTTCTCGTTGGCGTGCTTCCGGTCGCGCTTGGGCTGTTTTGGCTGCCGGCACTTCGAACTGCCAGTAGAAATGCTCTCGCGGGATTCATGGCACTGACGGCCGGGTTGCTCGTTTTTCTCGCCGTTGACGCAATCTTTGAAGCGCTCGAGCAATCCGCAGCACTACCCGGCGCGCTCGGCGGACTGGGTCTGATCACTCTCGGTGTTTCGCTTAGTTTTGTCGGCGTCGGAGCGCTCTCGGCAGCGCTGACCCGCCGCGCCGGAAAGGGAGTATCGAAAACGACCGGAGCTTCGGGAATGGCGCTCGCGATTGCCATTTCGGCAGGCATCGGCTTTCACAACCTCGGTGAAGGTCTCGCGATCGGAGCGTCGTTCGCCGTTGGAAAATTGGCGTTCAGCTCGCTCCTGATCATCGGCTTCGCCGTCCACAACATCACCGAGGGGCTTGCGATTGCCGTGCCACTTGCTGACCGGGACGAAGGCCGAGTGTCGGTGCGGAAGCTCACCGGTTTGGCTCTGATTGCCGGATTGCCCGCTGTCCTTGGCGCCTGGATCGGAGGATTTGTCACCTCCGCCCTGCTCGCGACCTTCTTCTTTGCCGTCGCAGCTGGCGCGGCCGCGCAGGTAGTCGTGGAAGTCGTCGGGTACATTCGCGGGCACACCGGCCACAGCTGGCGAACACCCTACGTAGCCGGAGGATTCATCGCCGGCATCGGGATCATGTACGCGACGAGCCTGCTTGCCGTTTGACGTTTAGCTCGGCGCCGCCGATGTCGAACCGCAGCGACTGAGCTACCAGCGGAGCGAATCCGAGATTCTGGCCGGCGGCGTTCGGGTGGTACGACGACGCTCAACACGTGAACCCGTTCAACCACGGCGCCGAAGGGCCAGACGTCGTGGCCAATGAATGGAGGGAGCGAATCCGCAAACTCGAATCCGGCCGCGGTCGCCCGCGCCTTGATCGTGTCGCGAGGTACGGTCGCCACCTGATTGATCCCGGCTACTTCGGCCGACGAGATCCCCAGCGCTGCCCCACTCGTCCGCGTTCCAGCTCACAAACGCAAGGCCAATTTGCGTGCTCCACAGCGGAAAGATCAACGACGGGCCTATCCGTTGACGTGCGCCGTCGGTCACCCGTCAGTATCAACTTCATGCAGCCCGGCCCCGTCCTGGGGCCCACCTTAGATCGCGTCCGGGTGATCGTCGGGCGCCCACCTCAAGAGATCACCCGGCTGACAATCAAGCGCCGCACACAGTGCCGCCAACGTCCTGAATCTGACCGCCTTCGCGCGTCCGTTCTTCAGGACCGCCAGGTTCGCGGGCGTAATACCTATCTCGTCAGCAAGATCGCCAACCGAAATCTTTCGACGAGCTTGCATCAGGTCGATGTCGACGTAGATCGGCATCAGATGACTTCCCTCAGCTCGCTCTCAAGATGGCTCGCCTGCACATCGCGGGTGATCGCCTGAACGAGCAGCACGCGCATCAAGAGGATGACCAGCGCAATGCCGGCGAACACGACTGCGACTCCGCCGATAAGCAGCACGACACCTGGAGCGACCGATTCGCCTGGTGCGAGGACGACCCCGAGGGCGAACGCCAAGATTGACGCAGTCACAACTGAGCCGATGATCACATCGACGTAGCGGAATGATGCGTCTGAAAAGAGTGCGTCGCGGCGCAACAGGCTCAGAAGCTGCCATATACATACGGACGTGACTTGGATCGCTATGAATCCGAAAACGACAATGACGATGATTGGCACCGCGACGTCGGCGATCTCGCCGCTGAAATCCTCTTTCAGGTCCTTGGCGAGCATCGGAATCATGACGGTCTGAACAAAGAGCGAGCCGGCGATCACCAGCCCGAGGACGACGCGCAGTGCACTGATTGTGATGTTTCCCATTTATACAAACTTTCTATCGATGTTCGATGGAAGTCTATCGATTATCGAGAGAAGCGTGCCGCATCTTCGACTTTAGTCCGGGTCGTCCGTGCTGGTCGCCTTGTGCCCGTACATGTCTGCATCCGCCCGTGAGATCAACTCGTCGAGCGAATCGTCTGGCTCCAGAGCGGCGAGGCCGATCGTGATCGAACTGCCCGCGGCGGCGCCGACGGCGATTTCGATATCCGCGGCCCGCTTTCGCGCGGTTGCCATATCCGTATTGACGAGCCCGCAGATGAACTCGTCTCCGCCGACACGAACGACTGGGTCGTAAGCGCGGAGCTGATGACGAAGTACCTCGACGACCTTTCGCAAGAGCTCGTCGCCAGCGGCGTGTCCCTGCTCGTCGTTCAGCTGTTTCAGTCCGTCGACGTCAATGAATGCGACGACGAACTGTTGCTCTGAGCGCCTCGATCGAAGTATCTCGTGCTCCAGAGTCAAGAATCCCAAATCACGCATATACGCGCCTGTCAAGGCATCCATTTGCGCGCTCTGTAGCTCGCCGCGCGCCAATCGGCGTTCCTCTGCCGCAAGCCTGCGATCGTCGGCCGCGCGAGCGCGATCGTCAGCGGCTCGCTGCCTCGCCGCCGCAGATCGCTCACGAAGCTCCCGGCTCAACGCGAGGGCCTTTCGGAGGTGCTCGTCCTCCGGGCCGATCGTCTCGCGCACAAGGGCATCCTCAAATGCTTCTCTTCGGTCCCGGGAGGCGGCCGCTTTGTCGCGAGCATCTGCGACCCGGTCGCGGACGCGTGCCGATTCGTCGCGGTCGACGCCGGCGCTCGCACGCTCGAGGACGCTCAACTGACGCGCAGAGGACGCCGCCTCACGATTCTGTTGGGACTTCGTGCGCTCTTGGCTCGCTCTTTTATAGGTCTTGTCTGCGGCGGTCCCAGGCGGGGTCTGTTCGTGCTCCTTGTCGGCCGACTCCTGGTCTCGGTCGGCGGCGGCCTGATCGCTGTCGGATCCTTTCTGGTCTGAGATCGAAGCTGCGTCATCACTGTCCGCCGCGTGCTGCATGTCATCCGCGGCAGTCTGATCGGCGTCCGAAAGCGTTTGTTCGAAGTCCGAAACGTTTTGTTCTGACTCGATGAGGTCGTCGTCAAACTGCAACGGATCCACCCGTTGCCGTGATTCACCCGCTCGCCTTCGCGAGGAGAATCGCTGTCGTAATGATTTGAGCAAGGGATACCTTCCGCCGAGTAGTGCCTGCAATCGGGCCTCGCGGACCGAAGGACAAACGACTAAACCCAAGTGCTCCAGACTACTTCAATCAGGGTATATCCGTCGACCGTGAGTAGCGGCGCCATGCTGGACGCCGCTTGAACAGTCATGGCGCCAGTTCTCCAAATCTTTCACGTCAGCAGCTTGGCCTTCGCGCTGCGGAACTCCTCATCATCCAGTGAACCGGCGCGGTGCAGCTCCGCGAGACGCTCGAGCTCTCTCGACGAGTCAGGCGTCGGGCGGCTGCTCGCGAGCCTTCGGGTCGCGGTCCAGTGCGCTGCGAGACCGATCCCCCAGCCGAGCAAAACCCAGACGAACCACGGATAGTCCGTCCCGCCGCTCAGCTGCCACGTCACGGCCCACATCGCGATCAGCAGAACGTTGACCGCTACGAAGACTGTCGCGTGGATGTGAAGTGCGTGTCGGGCGTGACCTGAAAGACGTTCTGCGCGCTGAGCCCGCTTGGCGTCGCGTTTCTGCTGTTCGGCCGTCTCCACGCGCTCGACGGCGCGTGCGAATGGATCGTCATGCATGGGATCTCCGTTTGTTCGGTTTGGTGGATGAGTTGATGTTGAGAAGTTCAATTTCGCTCGCTGCGGATTCAAGTATCTGGGAGGCCTCTGATGCATCCACGCGGCCCGAGAGCGGTGCGAGGCGCGCCTTGAATCGAGTGAGAAGCACATCCAGTGATTCGATCTCGTTGAGCGTCACGTCGAGGCGGTACTCAAGGGCTGCGAGTAGTTCCGCCCGGTCGTCCAGGGCGCGAAGTCCCTCCGTCGTGATCGAGTAGACGATTCGGCCGCTCTCCTCGGCGCCCGCGATCAATCGCTCGACCTGCAGCGCCTCGATTGCGGGATAAATGCTGCCTGGCGACGCCTTGTACCTCGGCCCAAAGAGCCGCGTCAGTTCAGACATGATTTCGTAGCCGTGTCGGGGTTCGGTAGCCACGAGCGACAAAAGCACCAATGGCAACTCACCGTGTTTGAAGAATCGTCGTGACATACGCGCTCCTAGTCGGCCATGCTTTCGGCCGGTTGTGACCAGGTCAGTGATTTCGCTTCCACGGGCTTACTCAGGCCCTTTAGTTCGAGCGCACCGAGCGACACGAACGATTCTTCATTCGCTCCGTCGCCCAAGGCCCGCGCGTCAGAGGAAACAATCGTCTGCCCCGCCTCCGCGCTGTCGCAAAGGCGTCGCGCGATTATCACTGTCGATCCGAAGAAGTCGTTGCCGTCGCGAAGCAGCTCGCCCGCATGCAGCCCGACCCGAAGCCCTAGTTGGTCGGTGTCATTGGCGACTCGCCGCTGCATGTCGGACGCACATGCAATCGCTGGCGTCGGTTTGGCAAAGATCACCATCAAGCCGTCGCCGAGGTTTTTGACCACCCGGCCGCCGTGCTTCTCGGCGACCTCATGAAGCAAAGTGAAATGACGCTGGCGAATTTCATGGGCAGCCGTCTCCCCCACTTGATCGATCAGTTTCGTCGATCCAACGATGTCGGTGAACAGGACGGTCGCAAGGGCGCTGTAGCGGCCGTTCTGCTCGAGCGTGCGCAAGCCATCGTGAGTGGTTCGAAAGGTTTTCTCGCCCGCGTGGTTATGGGCCTGGATGAGGCCTTCGCCGACCAGCACCTCAAGCGCGCTGCCGAGCCTTGGCTGCAATCGTGCGAATGGATGGGCTCGCCTCAGCTGCTTCGCGATCTGACTGCGAGTGGCAGCGCCCAGACTCGTCAGTTCCATGACCTGGAGGAGGAGATCTTTCGTGGCTATGTCTCGCGAGGCGCCCATTACGAAGCTCTTACGAAACACTATAACGAAACCCTTACGAAAGTCAAGCAACGTCCGCTATGGATTCCGCGTTCCGAGTACGACGTGGCCTGGCGTGCTCAGATCGTCAGTACGCGACGCCGGGAACCGATCGGACTACTCCGATTCCCGGCGCCAGGAGATGGGATCTCCCGCGAGGATCCAGGCCGGTTGGCAGACATGCATCCACTTTGCGCCCGGGGGGCAACAAGCGCGGATTTTCGGCCAGACCGTTGTGTCGCACATACTTGGCGCGTGGCGACTGAACGCCGGCGCCCAGCTCACGAAACCAACCGTGTGCTGCACGTACTTGGCCTCAGCTCGCGTTTTGTGACAACTAGTCGCTGACTTTCAGTTCCGGCGCAACCGGCGTTGCTCGCGATTCAAGCAGCTCGAAGCTCTCGAGCAGGTCTCCGACCTTCACGTCCTGTCCAGCGAGGAGTGCTTCGCTGCCGACCACGACGGATTCGGAATAGATCAATGCCGACGTGGTTGTGTCGAAGTAGACGGTACTCAGAGTGCCCGACTCGGAGAAGGTGAATCCAACGGCAGGACGACCGCGTGGATCTCGAGCGCGATCGAGAACATTCACGCCCCTGATCGTTGCGAGATCACGAATCATCGCCGCGCGCAAGGTCTGCGGCAGAGGTGGTGACAGGTCGCGGAGCGCTTCCGTGATGATCATCCACTTGGTTCCGTCGCCTTGGCCGCGGCCGACCGACGCCGCCTGTTTTTCAATCTCCCGAAGCAGTCGATCGGGAGTCTGGGCAAGCTCGTCCATCTGAGCACGTGAGTACGTCTCGTCGCCGATGCGATATTTGCCATACGCCGGGTAGCGATAGACGATCAGCGGGGATTTTGGCTCGCTGAGGACCCGCGTCTCGATGGTTCCTCGTTGGGCGACGCTCAGCCACGCACGGCGTTCGGTAGCCAGAAGTCGTGACGGGACCAGCGGCAGGATCGAGTAGTTGCGCACCGTCTGACGCGAACGCGTGAAGGTGAACCAGTCGTCCGGCGGGTACTCGGCTGCAAGCGCCGTCTTCGCCACGTCGGCGGCGGCTTCGGCGACCGTCGGGTTGCTCTTGAATGGAATCGCTGTGATCGCGATCAAGATCACGACTACGGCAAGCACTACGACCGGGACGGCCCACGCGCGACGCCACTCGAAACTCCAACGAGGCCCGGACGGCTGTTGCTCGAGGACCACGTCGGCCTCTAAAGCCCGCACAAACTGCTCACGCAGATCGTTCAGCGCCGACACGCGGAAATCCATCTCTCCGTGCCTATTCATCGTCGTCCTCCAGTGACTTTCTGACTTGCGCCAGCTCTTTCTTGAGCTCTTTCAAGCCGCGGCTCACGCGCGCCCGGATGACCTCTTCGGTCGTCCCGAACCCTGTGCGATATCGGCGTAGTTCCGCTGCTCCAGCACTCGCGCGCGCACAGCCTCGCGGTACTCAGGCCTCAGCGAATCGAGTGCGCGGCCCACCGCTCTACGGAGTTCGACCATTCGCGTGAGCTCTTCGATCTGCGTAGCTTCGTCTTTGCCGAGTTCGACCGGCTCGAACCTCAGTTGCTGCATGGCGCGTTGTTCCACCTGGCCGCGGCGGAAGTAGTTGTTCATCAGATTTCGAGCTATGCCAAAGAGCCAACGCCGCCCGTCCTCGAGCGAATTTCCTTTGAACTTTCCGCGGCTGGCGATTGCCTCTGCAAATGTTTCGCTCACCAGGTCGAACGCAATTTGCGTGTCAACCGTGCGGTGAACAAAGAAGCGGAGGAGATCCTCGGCGTTCTCGTCATATAGACGTGTCATATCTTCGTTTGTGAGATTCAACTCGTCTGCGCCCGTATACACATGGTTCGGGAGCGCAGATTGTGACCACCTAA from Solirubrobacterales bacterium includes:
- a CDS encoding PadR family transcriptional regulator, whose protein sequence is MSRRFFKHGELPLVLLSLVATEPRHGYEIMSELTRLFGPRYKASPGSIYPAIEALQVERLIAGAEESGRIVYSITTEGLRALDDRAELLAALEYRLDVTLNEIESLDVLLTRFKARLAPLSGRVDASEASQILESAASEIELLNINSSTKPNKRRSHA
- a CDS encoding adenylate/guanylate cyclase domain-containing protein translates to MLVGEGLIQAHNHAGEKTFRTTHDGLRTLEQNGRYSALATVLFTDIVGSTKLIDQVGETAAHEIRQRHFTLLHEVAEKHGGRVVKNLGDGLMVIFAKPTPAIACASDMQRRVANDTDQLGLRVGLHAGELLRDGNDFFGSTVIIARRLCDSAEAGQTIVSSDARALGDGANEESFVSLGALELKGLSKPVEAKSLTWSQPAESMAD
- a CDS encoding RNA polymerase sigma factor, whose product is MNLTNEDMTRLYDENAEDLLRFFVHRTVDTQIAFDLVSETFAEAIASRGKFKGNSLEDGRRWLFGIARNLMNNYFRRGQVEQRAMQQLRFEPVELGKDEATQIEELTRMVELRRAVGRALDSLRPEYREAVRARVLEQRNYADIAQGSGRPKRSSGRA